The Phalacrocorax carbo chromosome 28, bPhaCar2.1, whole genome shotgun sequence genome has a window encoding:
- the LOC135317954 gene encoding LOW QUALITY PROTEIN: voltage-dependent L-type calcium channel subunit alpha-1S-like (The sequence of the model RefSeq protein was modified relative to this genomic sequence to represent the inferred CDS: inserted 3 bases in 2 codons), with protein sequence MVEPMTAAPQGLWNQTAFLGSPEAVVRQKGTRVRELKLARAEQNNQGRNAQKFPADKILSGEDWNSIMYDGTMGXWGPSFPGMLVCIYFIILFVCGNYILLNVFLAIAVDNLAEAESLTLAQKAKAEERKRRKMSRGYPEKSEDGKQMLAKKLEQKMKGEGIPTTAKVSAVDEFESHVNEIKDPYPSADFPGDDEEDEPEIPLSPRPHPLAELQLKEKAVPMPEASSFFIFSPTNKFRMLCHRIVNATWFTNFILLFILLSSISLAAEDPIRAESFRNQILGYFDIGFTXVFTVEIILKMTAYGAFLHKGSFCRNSFNILDLLVVAVSLISMGIESSAISVVKILRVLRVLRPLRAINRAKGLKHVVQCVFVAIKTIGNVVVITTLLQFMFACIGVQLFKGKFYRCTDPSKVTEKECRGYFVNYVDGDPTRIELEKRVWLHSNFHFDNVFSAMMWLFTVSTFEGWPE encoded by the exons ATGGTGGAGCCCATGACGGCAGCACCCCAAGGGCTGTGGAACCAGACAGCCTTTCTGGGAAGCCCAGAGGCGGTGGTCCGTCAGAAGGGAACACGGGTCAGGGAGCTCAAATTGGCAAGGGCAGAACAGAACAACCAGGGGCGAAACGCTCAAAAATTCCCCGCCGACA AGATCCTGTCTGGAGAGGACTGGAATTCAATCATGTACGATGGGACCATGG TGTGGGGCCCATCCTTTCCTGGCATGCTGGTCTGCATCTACTTTATCATCCTCTTTGTTTGTGGGAACT ATATCCTCCTCAATGTCTTCCTGGCCATTGCAGTTGATAACCTGGCTGAGGCCGAGAGCCTGACCTTAGCCCAGAAGGCCAAAGCAGAGGAACGCAAGCGGCGGAAGATGTCCAG AGGTTACCCAGAGAAATCTGAAGATGGCAAGCAGATGCTGGCAAAGAAGCTTgagcagaaaatgaagggaGAAGGGATTCCCACAACAGCCAAGGTCAGTGCTG TGGACGAATTTGAATCCCATGTCAATGAGATCAAAGACCCCTACCCTTCTGCAGACTTCCCAG GTGATGATGAGGAAGATGAGCCTGAAATCCCCCTGAGTCCTCGGCCACATCCACTCGCAGAACTACAGCTGAAAGAGAAGGCCGTGCCCATGCCTGAAGCCAGCTCCTTCTTCATCTTCAGCCCAACCAATAA GTTTCGGATGCTGTGCCACAGAATTGTCAATGCCACCTGGTTCACCAACTTCATTCTGCTCTTCATTCTGCTCAGCAGCATCTCGCTGGCAGCTGAGGATCCCATCCGGGCCGAGTCCTTCCGCAACCAG ATTCTTGGATACTTTGACATTGGTTTCAC TGTCTTCACAGTTGAAATAATCTTGAAG ATGACAGCCTATGGTGCTTTCCTGCACAAAGGCTCCTTCTGCAGGAACTCTTTCAATATCCTTGATTTACTGGTGGTCGCTGTCTCCCTCATCTCCATGGGAATCGA gTCCAGTGCCATCTCAGTGGTGAAGATTCTCCGGGTGCTGAGGGTACTGAGGCCTCTGCGAGCCATTAACAGGGCAAAGGGGCTGAAG CACGTGGTCCAGTGCGTGTTCGTGGCCATCAAGACTATCGGTAACGTTGTGGTCATCACAACGTTGCTGCAGTTCATGTTTGCCTGCATCGgggtccagctcttcaag GGCAAGTTCTATAGATGCACAGATCCATCCAAGGTGACGGAGAAGGAGTGCAG GGGTTATTTCGTCAACTACGTGGACGGGGACCCCACACGGATTGAGCTAGAGAAGCGTGTCTGGTTGCACAGCAACTTCCACTTTGACAACGTCTTCTCAGCCATGATGTGGCTTTTCACCGTCTCCACCTTCGAGGGCTGGCCAGAGTGA